The Tenebrio molitor chromosome 3, icTenMoli1.1, whole genome shotgun sequence genome contains a region encoding:
- the Arms gene encoding kinase D-interacting substrate of 220 kDa B isoform X9 has product MLLTSPFFTLHRSESMVSLCFRTLSGYINDDNLSGLKNLLESKQVQVDDRDENGTTALMLAATKGRSAFVRELLTHGADPNVEDSDSWTALLCASKEGHADIVLQLLEHSADIEHRDMGNWTSLMWATYKGRTDVVMLLLDKGAEVNAHGNYHISSLLWAAGRGYTQITETLISHGAKVNVGDKYGTTALVWACRKGYAEIVAMLLKAGANVDTAGMYSWTALLMATQGNHVEVVSLLLEHKPNVNALDKDGCSALTIACKEGNNEIVTALMAAGAYINVQDRFGDTNLIHAVKGGHRSVVESLLKKYADVDIAGKDQKTAIYMAVEKGNVAVAKLLLSANPDLEMATKDGDTPLLKAVRSRNAEIVQLLLDKKSKVSAADKKGDTALHIAMRARSKGIVEILLRNPKHSQLLYRPNRAGETPYNIDINHQKTILGQIFGARRLNTNEDNENMLGYDLYSSALADILSEPSLSMPITVGLYAKWGSGKSFLLNKLREEMKNFAREWVDPVFQFTSLMFLVLLHLSLIVGTAVGLSVQNWIIGLSVAVAFMLVSYIFLALVWFANKRYDWDWPYNFNVKLTRKLNNIKLVLQVLFCHPPGAPAYDGVSAHPIRFYFTDQTRVSSTAGGENSVVQMLGSLYDAIENDYGALATRLYRAFKPKPVKSSSTWKLRKLCCLPYVIVFEILFLCILVGTCALTVYLVHVNSSDSQSYEMVRFTLRIILITDALLLGVATVANLYTWSKLVKAVLFSQRRHLQRTIAKLETLKSEGFLQALRQEVNLMKDMVKCLDSLSSQQTRLVIVVDGLDSCEQDKVLLILDTVHMLFSDANSPFIVILAIDPHVIAKAVEMNTRRLFSESNIGGHNYLSNMVHLPFYLQNSGLRKVKLAQQTSQVHRKAASAWTENEESLSNFLARSSSSRRLSSESAVMSSQEKLKPPGRKNSRKLKLSDSVASSIGSNLNKIGGAQDLTKMLLTDDYFSDVNPRSMRRLMNVVYITGRLLKAFQIDFNWYRLASWINITEQWPFRTSWIIYHYELYEDSLDDNTSLKSIFDKIRPHIPTVKDTEPLLELDRDEKKFDIFLTFHRSSLLVSDLKIFLPFTINLDPYLKKVIKEETQSLDDDGLLMTTPRNLSLIPTMPWSNPNNAEWTSPRPGLIRRNRPSSKPTLYQQPSGLVGWPSWNEPVQVTNPQIVPMAPVTTLAPEVFEKRLSSLSVDGVCKLLYKIEDINSAALPEYNKMIKEHNITGKVLLHCDLDELKKLLSMSFGDWEMFKVMLISLREHEVSAVFRHDESSSARPSKAERKGSVTKSSQPEKDNKEVNQRKQSVIEKQVTLEEQMICGALQTLNEEACEDVLEETEEKETKITIEPDVPQTSIIPPSPDSNQDYLRGYRSRTNSSSGVGETEFVLLQSSPIAHMHWQPVSISVGGNSESLSEHSSRCSSQLPSPVTERRLSNGIKLSNLKPTIHQTEDVSKKGRHVVIKTESGDPAHISVIFNQDETTKTPLLQEFNITQRPNSLQLLKNESKQTRPLMRNRSKSIDGQKKKTDKNFEKLQRLKEKLLHSSPELNENASDNESTPLVSEVSTPSKSGQSSDIKSSNSNSESFPLSPILQKNVSPEVKHRQTRSEQNLTDTTDVSPVLSFHDNIYLSNIGSGSGGNSLSPKHAPLTRTMSESTSISGIISSCSNVSLHSGKNSQSSGHLSRQNALDSEEDIADCYCDPSREG; this is encoded by the exons ATGCTGCTAACTTCGCCGTTTTTC aCGCTGCACCGCAGCGAGTCGATGGTGTCTCTATGTTTCCGCACCCTATCAGGATACATCAACGACGACAACCTATCGGGATTGAAGAACCTTTTGGAAAGCAAGCAAGTTCAAGTAGATGACCGAGACGAAAATGGAACGACGGCACTCATGCTGGCGGCCACCAAAGGCCGATCTGCTTTCGTTCGTGAGCTTTTAACTCACGGCGCCGACCCCAATGTCGAAGACAGCGACTCTTGGACGGCTCTTTTGTGCGCATCGAAAGAAGGACACGCCGATATCGTCCTTCAGCTTCTCGAACACAGCGCTGACATCGAACACCGAGACATGGGCAACTGGACTTCATTGATGTGGGCCACTTATAAGGGTCGTACCGACGTTGTGATGCTTCTTTTGGATAAAGGTGCAGAAGTCAACGCCCACGGGAATTACCATATTTCATCCCTGCTGTGGGCAGCGGGACGTGGTTATACTCAAATAACTGAAACCTTGATCAGTCATGGAGCTAAAGTCAACGTAGGGGACAAGTACGGTACTACAGCCCTAGTGTGGGCGTGTCGTAAAGGCTACGCTGAAATAGTGGCCATGTTGCTAAAAGCTGGTGCTAATGTTGATACTGCTGGAATGTATTCGTGGACGGCCCTACTGATGGCCACCCAAGGCAATCATGTGGAAGTAGTAAGCCTGCTGTTGGAGCACAAACCCAACGTGAACGCGTTGGACAAAGATGGCTGCAGTGCACTCACTATAGCTTGTAAGGAAGGAAACAATGAGATTGTGACGGCTCTGATGGCTGCCGGTGCTTATATTAACGTCcaa GACAGATTCGGTGATACCAATTTGATACATGCTGTCAAAGGCGGACATCGTTCTGTTGTCGAAtctttacttaaaaaatatgcAGATGTGGATATAGCAGGAAAAGATCAAAAAACGGCAATTTACATGGCCGTGGAGAAGGGTAACGTCGCTGTAGCCAAACTTCTACTGAGCGCAAATCCAGACTTGGAAATGGCCACCAAAGACGGAGACACTCCACTTCTAAAAGCTGTGCGATCGCGTAACGCCGAAATTGTCCAATTATTGCTTGATAAGAAATCTAAAGTGTCAGCGGCCGATAAAAAAGGAGACACTGCTTTGCATATTGCTATGCGAGCTCGTTCCAAGGGCATCGTGGAGATTCTCTTGCGCAATCCCAAACACAGTCAGTTGCTTTATAGGCCAAATCGAGCAGGGGAAACCCCTTACAACATAGATATTAATCACCAAAAAACAATATTGGGACAAATTTTCGGTGCCA GACGTCTCAACACCAATGAAGATAATGAAAATATGTTGGGTTACGATTTATACAGTAGTGCTCTTGCCGACATATTGAGTGAGCCATCCTTGTCCATGCCTATTACGGTGGGGCTCTACGCAAAATGGGGTAGTGGTAAATCGTTCCTCCTTAATAAGTTGCGGgaagaaatgaagaatttCGCCCGGGAATGGGTCGATCCCGTCTTCCAATTCACTAGCCTAATGTTTTTGGTTTTGTTGCATTTATCGTTAATTGTGGGAACTGCTGTAGGCTTGTCGGTACAAAACTGGATTATTGGCTTATCTGTAGCCGTTGCCTTCATGCTGGTTTCATACATTTTTCTGGCTCTAGTCTGGTTTGCTAATAAACGATACGATTGGGATTGGCCCTACAACTTTAATGTTAAATTAACAAGAAAATTGAATAACATCAAACTGGTCTTGCAAGTTTTATTCTGCCATCCACCAGGAGCACCCGCTTACGATGGTGTTTCCGCCCATCCTATCAG attttattttaccgATCAAACTAGAGTAAGTAGTACTGCGGGAGGGGAAAATTCTGTGGTGCAAATGCTTGGATCTTTGTATGATGCCATCGAAAATGATTACGGAGCTTTGGCAACTAGGTTGTATAGAGCTTTTAAACCTAAACCAG TTAAGTCATCTTCAACATGGAAATTAAGGAAGCTTTGCTGTCTCCCTTACGTTATAGTTTTCGAAATACTTTTTCTTTGCATATTAGTAGGAACTTGTGCCTTGACTGTTTACCTGGTCCACGTCAATTCATCTGATAGCCA ATCATACGAAATGGTCCGTTTCACACTTAGAATCATTCTCATCACTGATGCGCTTCTGTTAGGTGTAGCTACTGTAGCCAACTTGTACACTTGGAGTAAACTGGTTAAAGCAGTTCTTTTCTCGCAACGACGTCACCTTCAACGAACTATTGCCAAGCTCGAAACTCTCAAATCGGAAGGATTTCTACAGGCTCTTCGACAGGAG GTGAACCTAATGAAAGATATGGTCAAGTGTCTGGACAGCCTCAGCTCCCAACAAACTCGTCTGGTGATCGTGGTTGACGGTTTAGACAGCTGCGAACAAGACAAAGTCCTTCTCATTTTGGACACAGTTCATATGTTATTCTCCGACGCCAACAGCCCCTTCATTGTGATATTAGCAATAGATCCTCACGTCATTGCAAAG GCCGTTGAGATGAATACAAGACGTTTATTCAGCGAAAGCAATATTGGAGGTCACAATTATTTAAGCAACATGGTTCATTTACCTTTCTATTTGCAAAATTCGGGTTTGCGGAAGGTTAAATTAGCTCAACAAACTTCGCAAGTGCATAGAAAAGCTGCCAGTGCTTGGacagaaaatgaagaaagtCTCAGTAATTTCTTAGCACGATCA TCGTCGAGTCGCCGACTGTCCAGTGAAAGCGCCGTGATGTCCAGCcaagaaaaactaaaaccaCCAGGCAGGAAAAACTCTCGTAAACTCAAACTGTCCGATTCGGTGGCGAGTTCTATAGGATCAAATCTGAATAAGATCGGAGGAGCCCAAGACTTGACTAAAATGCTGCTTACCGATGATTATTTCAGCGATGTAAATCCCCGATCAATGAGAAGACTGATGAATGTTGTGTACATTACTGGTAGGTTATTGAAAGCGTTCCAAATCGACTTCAATTGGTACCGTTTGGCTTCTTGGATTAATATTACTGAACAGTGGCCATTTCGCACTTCATGGATCATATATCACTATGAACTGTACGAGGACTCGCTTGATGACAATACTTCACTTAAGTCAATTTTTGATAA AATCCGACCACATATTCCAACTGTGAAAGATACGGAACCTCTTCTAGAACTCGACAGGGATGAGAAGAaatttgatatatttttaactTTCCACCGCTCAAGTTTATTAGTcagtgatttaaaaatatttttaccgtTCACGATTAACTTGGACCCATATTTGAAGAAAGTGATAAAAG AAGAAACTCAAAGTTTGGATGATGACGGTTTGTTAATGACCACACCACGGAACTTATCGCTGATTCCGACAATGCCATGGTCCAATCCAAATAATGCAGAGTGGACATCACCACGACCCGGTTTAATTCGCAGAAATCGCCCGTCGTCTAAACCGACACTTTATCAACAACCATCTGGACTCGTTGGATGGCCTAGCTGGAACGAACCAGTACAAGTTACTAATCCACAAATAGTACCAATGGCACCAGTGACCACACTTGCT CCTGAAGTATTTGAAAAACGCCTATCATCACTTAGCGTCGACGGAGTTTGTAaattattgtataaaatcGAAGATATCAATTCTGCAGCGTTACCAGAGTACAACAAAATGATTAAAGAGCACAATATTACGGGGAAGGTCCTACTTCACTGTGATTTAGATGAACTAAAAAAG TTGTTAAGTATGTCGTTTGGGGACTGGGAGATGTTTAAAGTTATGTTGATTTCACTGCGTGAACATGAAGTTAGTGCCGTCTTTAGGCACGATGAATCCTCAAGTGCGCGGCCATCAAAAGCAGAGCGCAAAG GGAGCGTTACTAAGAGTAGCCAACCAGAGAAAGACAATAAAGAAGTGAACCAACGGAAACAGAGCGTCATAGAAAAGCAG GTGACACTTGAAGAACAAATGATTTGTGGAGCTTTGCAAACTTTGAATGAAGAAGCTTGCGAAGATGTTCTCGAAGAAACAGAAGAGAAGGAGACTAAAATAACAATAGAACCGGATGTGCCACAAACTTCAATCATTCCTCCTAGTCCAGACTCGAATCAAG ATTACCTGCGAGGCTACCGATCTCGTACAAACAGTTCAAGTGGCGTAGGTGAGACTGAGTTTGTTTTGTTGCAATCCTCACCAATAGCTCACATGCATTGGCAACCTGTCAGTATTTCAGTCGGAGGCAATTCAGAGAGCCTCAGTGAGCACAGTTCGAGATGTAGTTCCCAGCTACCATCACCCG TTACAGAACGAAGGCTTTCGAACGGAATCAAGTTATCTAATTTAAAACCAACGATTCATCAGACAGAAGACGTTTCAAAGAAAGGCCGTCACGTTGTTATTAAAACTGAATCCGGAGACCCCGCTCACATAAGTGTGATCTTTAATCAAGACGAAACCACTAAAACCCCACTGCTTCAAGAATTCAATATAACGCAGAGACCAAATTCGTTGCAGTTGCTGAAAAACGAATCTAAACAAACAAGGCCGTTGATGAGGAACCGATCGAAGTCTATTGATGGTCAAAAGAAAAAGACCGATAAGAACTTTGAGAAACTACAGAGACTTAAGGAGAAGCTTTTGCATTCCAGCCCGGAATTGAATGAAAATGCCAGTGACAACGAAAGTACTCCTCTGGTATCTGAAGTTTCGACACCATCCAAATCTGGACAGAGTTCTGATATAAAATCCTCAAATTCTAATAGTGAGAgttttccattgtcacctattTTACAGAAAAACGTTTCACCTGAAGTGAAACACAGACAAACCAGAAGCGAACAGAATCTAACTGACACGACTGACGTTAGTCCGGTTCTTTCATTTCATGACAATATATACTTAAGCAATATAGGTAGCGGCAGCGGAGGTAACAGCTTATCGCCGAAACATGCCCCCTTAACCAGAACCATGTCTGAATCTACTTCTATTTCTGGAATAATAAGCTCTTGCAGTAATGTCAGTCTACATAGCGGTAAAAATTCACAAAGTTCGGGACACCTGTCGAGACAAAACGCTTTAGATTCCGAAGAAGACATTGCCGATTGTTATTGTGATCCCAGTAGAGAAGGGTGA
- the Arms gene encoding kinase D-interacting substrate of 220 kDa B isoform X8 — protein MIKYIEDVIQTLHRSESMVSLCFRTLSGYINDDNLSGLKNLLESKQVQVDDRDENGTTALMLAATKGRSAFVRELLTHGADPNVEDSDSWTALLCASKEGHADIVLQLLEHSADIEHRDMGNWTSLMWATYKGRTDVVMLLLDKGAEVNAHGNYHISSLLWAAGRGYTQITETLISHGAKVNVGDKYGTTALVWACRKGYAEIVAMLLKAGANVDTAGMYSWTALLMATQGNHVEVVSLLLEHKPNVNALDKDGCSALTIACKEGNNEIVTALMAAGAYINVQDRFGDTNLIHAVKGGHRSVVESLLKKYADVDIAGKDQKTAIYMAVEKGNVAVAKLLLSANPDLEMATKDGDTPLLKAVRSRNAEIVQLLLDKKSKVSAADKKGDTALHIAMRARSKGIVEILLRNPKHSQLLYRPNRAGETPYNIDINHQKTILGQIFGARRLNTNEDNENMLGYDLYSSALADILSEPSLSMPITVGLYAKWGSGKSFLLNKLREEMKNFAREWVDPVFQFTSLMFLVLLHLSLIVGTAVGLSVQNWIIGLSVAVAFMLVSYIFLALVWFANKRYDWDWPYNFNVKLTRKLNNIKLVLQVLFCHPPGAPAYDGVSAHPIRFYFTDQTRVSSTAGGENSVVQMLGSLYDAIENDYGALATRLYRAFKPKPVKSSSTWKLRKLCCLPYVIVFEILFLCILVGTCALTVYLVHVNSSDSQSYEMVRFTLRIILITDALLLGVATVANLYTWSKLVKAVLFSQRRHLQRTIAKLETLKSEGFLQALRQEVNLMKDMVKCLDSLSSQQTRLVIVVDGLDSCEQDKVLLILDTVHMLFSDANSPFIVILAIDPHVIAKAVEMNTRRLFSESNIGGHNYLSNMVHLPFYLQNSGLRKVKLAQQTSQVHRKAASAWTENEESLSNFLARSSSSRRLSSESAVMSSQEKLKPPGRKNSRKLKLSDSVASSIGSNLNKIGGAQDLTKMLLTDDYFSDVNPRSMRRLMNVVYITGRLLKAFQIDFNWYRLASWINITEQWPFRTSWIIYHYELYEDSLDDNTSLKSIFDKIRPHIPTVKDTEPLLELDRDEKKFDIFLTFHRSSLLVSDLKIFLPFTINLDPYLKKVIKEETQSLDDDGLLMTTPRNLSLIPTMPWSNPNNAEWTSPRPGLIRRNRPSSKPTLYQQPSGLVGWPSWNEPVQVTNPQIVPMAPVTTLAPEVFEKRLSSLSVDGVCKLLYKIEDINSAALPEYNKMIKEHNITGKVLLHCDLDELKKLLSMSFGDWEMFKVMLISLREHEVSAVFRHDESSSARPSKAERKGSVTKSSQPEKDNKEVNQRKQSVIEKQVTLEEQMICGALQTLNEEACEDVLEETEEKETKITIEPDVPQTSIIPPSPDSNQDYLRGYRSRTNSSSGVGETEFVLLQSSPIAHMHWQPVSISVGGNSESLSEHSSRCSSQLPSPVTERRLSNGIKLSNLKPTIHQTEDVSKKGRHVVIKTESGDPAHISVIFNQDETTKTPLLQEFNITQRPNSLQLLKNESKQTRPLMRNRSKSIDGQKKKTDKNFEKLQRLKEKLLHSSPELNENASDNESTPLVSEVSTPSKSGQSSDIKSSNSNSESFPLSPILQKNVSPEVKHRQTRSEQNLTDTTDVSPVLSFHDNIYLSNIGSGSGGNSLSPKHAPLTRTMSESTSISGIISSCSNVSLHSGKNSQSSGHLSRQNALDSEEDIADCYCDPSREG, from the exons aCGCTGCACCGCAGCGAGTCGATGGTGTCTCTATGTTTCCGCACCCTATCAGGATACATCAACGACGACAACCTATCGGGATTGAAGAACCTTTTGGAAAGCAAGCAAGTTCAAGTAGATGACCGAGACGAAAATGGAACGACGGCACTCATGCTGGCGGCCACCAAAGGCCGATCTGCTTTCGTTCGTGAGCTTTTAACTCACGGCGCCGACCCCAATGTCGAAGACAGCGACTCTTGGACGGCTCTTTTGTGCGCATCGAAAGAAGGACACGCCGATATCGTCCTTCAGCTTCTCGAACACAGCGCTGACATCGAACACCGAGACATGGGCAACTGGACTTCATTGATGTGGGCCACTTATAAGGGTCGTACCGACGTTGTGATGCTTCTTTTGGATAAAGGTGCAGAAGTCAACGCCCACGGGAATTACCATATTTCATCCCTGCTGTGGGCAGCGGGACGTGGTTATACTCAAATAACTGAAACCTTGATCAGTCATGGAGCTAAAGTCAACGTAGGGGACAAGTACGGTACTACAGCCCTAGTGTGGGCGTGTCGTAAAGGCTACGCTGAAATAGTGGCCATGTTGCTAAAAGCTGGTGCTAATGTTGATACTGCTGGAATGTATTCGTGGACGGCCCTACTGATGGCCACCCAAGGCAATCATGTGGAAGTAGTAAGCCTGCTGTTGGAGCACAAACCCAACGTGAACGCGTTGGACAAAGATGGCTGCAGTGCACTCACTATAGCTTGTAAGGAAGGAAACAATGAGATTGTGACGGCTCTGATGGCTGCCGGTGCTTATATTAACGTCcaa GACAGATTCGGTGATACCAATTTGATACATGCTGTCAAAGGCGGACATCGTTCTGTTGTCGAAtctttacttaaaaaatatgcAGATGTGGATATAGCAGGAAAAGATCAAAAAACGGCAATTTACATGGCCGTGGAGAAGGGTAACGTCGCTGTAGCCAAACTTCTACTGAGCGCAAATCCAGACTTGGAAATGGCCACCAAAGACGGAGACACTCCACTTCTAAAAGCTGTGCGATCGCGTAACGCCGAAATTGTCCAATTATTGCTTGATAAGAAATCTAAAGTGTCAGCGGCCGATAAAAAAGGAGACACTGCTTTGCATATTGCTATGCGAGCTCGTTCCAAGGGCATCGTGGAGATTCTCTTGCGCAATCCCAAACACAGTCAGTTGCTTTATAGGCCAAATCGAGCAGGGGAAACCCCTTACAACATAGATATTAATCACCAAAAAACAATATTGGGACAAATTTTCGGTGCCA GACGTCTCAACACCAATGAAGATAATGAAAATATGTTGGGTTACGATTTATACAGTAGTGCTCTTGCCGACATATTGAGTGAGCCATCCTTGTCCATGCCTATTACGGTGGGGCTCTACGCAAAATGGGGTAGTGGTAAATCGTTCCTCCTTAATAAGTTGCGGgaagaaatgaagaatttCGCCCGGGAATGGGTCGATCCCGTCTTCCAATTCACTAGCCTAATGTTTTTGGTTTTGTTGCATTTATCGTTAATTGTGGGAACTGCTGTAGGCTTGTCGGTACAAAACTGGATTATTGGCTTATCTGTAGCCGTTGCCTTCATGCTGGTTTCATACATTTTTCTGGCTCTAGTCTGGTTTGCTAATAAACGATACGATTGGGATTGGCCCTACAACTTTAATGTTAAATTAACAAGAAAATTGAATAACATCAAACTGGTCTTGCAAGTTTTATTCTGCCATCCACCAGGAGCACCCGCTTACGATGGTGTTTCCGCCCATCCTATCAG attttattttaccgATCAAACTAGAGTAAGTAGTACTGCGGGAGGGGAAAATTCTGTGGTGCAAATGCTTGGATCTTTGTATGATGCCATCGAAAATGATTACGGAGCTTTGGCAACTAGGTTGTATAGAGCTTTTAAACCTAAACCAG TTAAGTCATCTTCAACATGGAAATTAAGGAAGCTTTGCTGTCTCCCTTACGTTATAGTTTTCGAAATACTTTTTCTTTGCATATTAGTAGGAACTTGTGCCTTGACTGTTTACCTGGTCCACGTCAATTCATCTGATAGCCA ATCATACGAAATGGTCCGTTTCACACTTAGAATCATTCTCATCACTGATGCGCTTCTGTTAGGTGTAGCTACTGTAGCCAACTTGTACACTTGGAGTAAACTGGTTAAAGCAGTTCTTTTCTCGCAACGACGTCACCTTCAACGAACTATTGCCAAGCTCGAAACTCTCAAATCGGAAGGATTTCTACAGGCTCTTCGACAGGAG GTGAACCTAATGAAAGATATGGTCAAGTGTCTGGACAGCCTCAGCTCCCAACAAACTCGTCTGGTGATCGTGGTTGACGGTTTAGACAGCTGCGAACAAGACAAAGTCCTTCTCATTTTGGACACAGTTCATATGTTATTCTCCGACGCCAACAGCCCCTTCATTGTGATATTAGCAATAGATCCTCACGTCATTGCAAAG GCCGTTGAGATGAATACAAGACGTTTATTCAGCGAAAGCAATATTGGAGGTCACAATTATTTAAGCAACATGGTTCATTTACCTTTCTATTTGCAAAATTCGGGTTTGCGGAAGGTTAAATTAGCTCAACAAACTTCGCAAGTGCATAGAAAAGCTGCCAGTGCTTGGacagaaaatgaagaaagtCTCAGTAATTTCTTAGCACGATCA TCGTCGAGTCGCCGACTGTCCAGTGAAAGCGCCGTGATGTCCAGCcaagaaaaactaaaaccaCCAGGCAGGAAAAACTCTCGTAAACTCAAACTGTCCGATTCGGTGGCGAGTTCTATAGGATCAAATCTGAATAAGATCGGAGGAGCCCAAGACTTGACTAAAATGCTGCTTACCGATGATTATTTCAGCGATGTAAATCCCCGATCAATGAGAAGACTGATGAATGTTGTGTACATTACTGGTAGGTTATTGAAAGCGTTCCAAATCGACTTCAATTGGTACCGTTTGGCTTCTTGGATTAATATTACTGAACAGTGGCCATTTCGCACTTCATGGATCATATATCACTATGAACTGTACGAGGACTCGCTTGATGACAATACTTCACTTAAGTCAATTTTTGATAA AATCCGACCACATATTCCAACTGTGAAAGATACGGAACCTCTTCTAGAACTCGACAGGGATGAGAAGAaatttgatatatttttaactTTCCACCGCTCAAGTTTATTAGTcagtgatttaaaaatatttttaccgtTCACGATTAACTTGGACCCATATTTGAAGAAAGTGATAAAAG AAGAAACTCAAAGTTTGGATGATGACGGTTTGTTAATGACCACACCACGGAACTTATCGCTGATTCCGACAATGCCATGGTCCAATCCAAATAATGCAGAGTGGACATCACCACGACCCGGTTTAATTCGCAGAAATCGCCCGTCGTCTAAACCGACACTTTATCAACAACCATCTGGACTCGTTGGATGGCCTAGCTGGAACGAACCAGTACAAGTTACTAATCCACAAATAGTACCAATGGCACCAGTGACCACACTTGCT CCTGAAGTATTTGAAAAACGCCTATCATCACTTAGCGTCGACGGAGTTTGTAaattattgtataaaatcGAAGATATCAATTCTGCAGCGTTACCAGAGTACAACAAAATGATTAAAGAGCACAATATTACGGGGAAGGTCCTACTTCACTGTGATTTAGATGAACTAAAAAAG TTGTTAAGTATGTCGTTTGGGGACTGGGAGATGTTTAAAGTTATGTTGATTTCACTGCGTGAACATGAAGTTAGTGCCGTCTTTAGGCACGATGAATCCTCAAGTGCGCGGCCATCAAAAGCAGAGCGCAAAG GGAGCGTTACTAAGAGTAGCCAACCAGAGAAAGACAATAAAGAAGTGAACCAACGGAAACAGAGCGTCATAGAAAAGCAG GTGACACTTGAAGAACAAATGATTTGTGGAGCTTTGCAAACTTTGAATGAAGAAGCTTGCGAAGATGTTCTCGAAGAAACAGAAGAGAAGGAGACTAAAATAACAATAGAACCGGATGTGCCACAAACTTCAATCATTCCTCCTAGTCCAGACTCGAATCAAG ATTACCTGCGAGGCTACCGATCTCGTACAAACAGTTCAAGTGGCGTAGGTGAGACTGAGTTTGTTTTGTTGCAATCCTCACCAATAGCTCACATGCATTGGCAACCTGTCAGTATTTCAGTCGGAGGCAATTCAGAGAGCCTCAGTGAGCACAGTTCGAGATGTAGTTCCCAGCTACCATCACCCG TTACAGAACGAAGGCTTTCGAACGGAATCAAGTTATCTAATTTAAAACCAACGATTCATCAGACAGAAGACGTTTCAAAGAAAGGCCGTCACGTTGTTATTAAAACTGAATCCGGAGACCCCGCTCACATAAGTGTGATCTTTAATCAAGACGAAACCACTAAAACCCCACTGCTTCAAGAATTCAATATAACGCAGAGACCAAATTCGTTGCAGTTGCTGAAAAACGAATCTAAACAAACAAGGCCGTTGATGAGGAACCGATCGAAGTCTATTGATGGTCAAAAGAAAAAGACCGATAAGAACTTTGAGAAACTACAGAGACTTAAGGAGAAGCTTTTGCATTCCAGCCCGGAATTGAATGAAAATGCCAGTGACAACGAAAGTACTCCTCTGGTATCTGAAGTTTCGACACCATCCAAATCTGGACAGAGTTCTGATATAAAATCCTCAAATTCTAATAGTGAGAgttttccattgtcacctattTTACAGAAAAACGTTTCACCTGAAGTGAAACACAGACAAACCAGAAGCGAACAGAATCTAACTGACACGACTGACGTTAGTCCGGTTCTTTCATTTCATGACAATATATACTTAAGCAATATAGGTAGCGGCAGCGGAGGTAACAGCTTATCGCCGAAACATGCCCCCTTAACCAGAACCATGTCTGAATCTACTTCTATTTCTGGAATAATAAGCTCTTGCAGTAATGTCAGTCTACATAGCGGTAAAAATTCACAAAGTTCGGGACACCTGTCGAGACAAAACGCTTTAGATTCCGAAGAAGACATTGCCGATTGTTATTGTGATCCCAGTAGAGAAGGGTGA